A genomic stretch from Aminobacter aminovorans includes:
- a CDS encoding ABC-F family ATP-binding cassette domain-containing protein translates to MIRLENIGKQNGKQLVFIEASAALQKGEKVGLVGPNGAGKTTLFRMITGQEQPDEGQVSVDRGVTIGYFSQDVGDMAGRSPVTEVMDGAGPISELIAEMRELEAAMVDPDRADEMDQVIERYGEVQGRFEELDGYSLDGRAREVLDGLGFSQEMMDGDVGALSGGWKMRVALAKILLMRPDALLLDEPSNHLDLESLIWLEAFLKNYDGALLMTSHDREFMNRIVNKVVEIDGGSLTAYSGDYEFYQQQRALADKQQQAQFERQQAMLAKEIAFIERFKARASHAAQVQSRVKKLDKIDKVEPPKRRQTVSFEFQPAPRSGEDVVTLKNVHKSYGSKTIYEGLDFQVRRRERWCIMGINGAGKSTLLKLVAGASTPDNGTVARGPSVKMGYFAQHAMDLLDGDRTVFQQLEDTFPQAGQAPLRALAGCFGFSGDEIEKKCRVLSGGEKARLVMAIMLFDPPNLLVLDEPTNHLDIATKEMLITALSQYEGTMLFVSHDRHFLAALSNRVLELTPDGIHTYGGGYTEYVERTGQEAPGLRS, encoded by the coding sequence ATGATTCGTCTCGAAAACATCGGTAAGCAGAACGGCAAGCAGCTCGTCTTTATCGAGGCCTCGGCGGCCCTGCAGAAGGGCGAGAAAGTCGGCCTCGTCGGCCCCAATGGCGCCGGCAAGACGACCCTGTTCCGCATGATCACCGGGCAGGAACAACCCGACGAGGGTCAGGTCTCGGTCGACCGCGGCGTCACCATCGGCTACTTCAGCCAGGATGTCGGCGACATGGCGGGCCGCAGCCCCGTTACCGAGGTGATGGACGGCGCCGGTCCGATCAGCGAACTGATCGCCGAGATGCGCGAGCTGGAAGCAGCGATGGTCGATCCCGATCGCGCCGACGAGATGGACCAGGTCATCGAGCGCTACGGCGAAGTGCAGGGCCGCTTCGAAGAACTCGACGGCTATTCGCTCGACGGCCGCGCCCGCGAGGTGCTCGACGGTCTCGGTTTCTCCCAGGAGATGATGGACGGTGACGTCGGCGCCCTTTCCGGCGGCTGGAAGATGCGCGTGGCGCTCGCCAAGATCCTGCTGATGCGTCCCGACGCGCTTTTGCTCGACGAGCCGAGCAACCATCTCGACCTGGAAAGCTTGATCTGGCTGGAAGCCTTCCTCAAGAACTATGACGGCGCGCTTTTGATGACCTCGCACGACCGCGAGTTCATGAACCGCATCGTCAACAAGGTCGTCGAAATCGACGGCGGTTCGCTGACTGCCTATTCTGGCGACTACGAATTCTACCAGCAGCAGCGTGCATTGGCCGACAAGCAGCAGCAGGCCCAGTTCGAACGCCAGCAGGCGATGCTGGCCAAGGAAATCGCCTTCATCGAACGCTTCAAGGCGCGCGCCTCGCACGCCGCCCAGGTCCAGAGCCGGGTCAAGAAGCTCGACAAGATCGACAAGGTCGAGCCGCCCAAGCGCCGCCAGACCGTGTCGTTCGAATTCCAGCCGGCGCCGCGCTCGGGCGAAGACGTGGTCACGCTCAAGAACGTGCACAAGAGCTATGGCTCGAAGACCATCTATGAAGGCCTCGACTTCCAGGTCCGCCGCAGGGAACGGTGGTGCATCATGGGCATCAATGGCGCCGGCAAGTCGACGCTGCTGAAGCTTGTCGCCGGTGCCTCCACCCCCGACAACGGCACCGTGGCGCGCGGCCCGAGCGTCAAGATGGGCTATTTCGCCCAGCACGCCATGGACCTGCTCGACGGCGACCGCACCGTGTTCCAGCAGCTCGAAGACACCTTCCCCCAGGCTGGCCAGGCGCCGCTGCGCGCGCTCGCCGGCTGCTTCGGTTTTTCCGGCGACGAGATCGAGAAGAAGTGCCGCGTTCTGTCAGGTGGCGAAAAGGCTCGCCTGGTCATGGCGATCATGCTGTTTGATCCGCCCAATCTGCTGGTGCTCGACGAGCCGACCAACCATCTGGATATCGCCACTAAGGAAATGCTCATCACCGCCCTGTCGCAGTATGAGGGCACCATGCTGTTCGTCTCGCACGACCGCCACTTCCTCGCCGCCCTCTCCAACCGCGTGCTCGAGCTCACCCCCGACGGCATTCACACCTATGGCGGCGGCTACACCGAGTATGTCGAGCGCACCGGCCAGGAAGCCCCCGGCCTCCGCAGCTGA
- a CDS encoding AzlD family protein has product MIDPINLLAIVLMASATYLTRIGGYVMLRNRTLSPRATAVMEAAPGCVLISVIAPDFVSDNPADLAALAITVLAATRLSMLPTVIVGIASAGVLRHLLG; this is encoded by the coding sequence ATGATCGACCCGATCAACCTTCTCGCCATCGTGCTCATGGCCTCAGCTACCTACCTCACCCGCATCGGCGGTTATGTCATGCTGCGCAACCGGACGCTCAGCCCGCGCGCCACAGCCGTGATGGAGGCAGCGCCCGGCTGCGTGCTGATCTCGGTCATCGCGCCCGATTTCGTCTCTGACAATCCGGCCGACCTTGCGGCACTCGCGATCACCGTGCTTGCGGCGACGCGGCTGTCGATGCTGCCGACCGTCATCGTCGGCATCGCGTCGGCCGGCGTGCTGCGCCACCTGCTCGGCTAG
- a CDS encoding AzlC family ABC transporter permease, whose amino-acid sequence MSISQEALSDRTEGGIGSEFWRGMRSCTPVLLGIVPYALVLGAQAAQKGLSPVEVPLMTGLNFAGGSEFAAIQLWTSPPHVLLIAAITLLVNSRHLLMGAALAPFLRHLPRRKVFPALFLMCDESWALGLADARRRASEGIGPAFSLPYYAGASIPFYLAWVIFTGLGGALGPVLGDVEAYGFDMAFPAVFLVLLAGMWNGVAAARPWLVSLVVAALSHLLVPGAWYVAAGALSGLVAAYFVAGDA is encoded by the coding sequence ATGAGTATTTCGCAGGAAGCACTGTCCGACCGGACCGAAGGCGGCATCGGCTCCGAGTTCTGGCGCGGCATGCGCTCATGCACACCGGTGCTGCTCGGCATCGTGCCCTACGCGTTGGTGCTTGGCGCCCAGGCGGCGCAGAAGGGGCTGAGCCCAGTCGAGGTACCGTTGATGACCGGGCTGAACTTCGCCGGCGGCTCGGAATTCGCCGCGATCCAACTGTGGACATCGCCGCCGCATGTACTGCTCATCGCCGCCATCACCTTGCTGGTCAACAGCCGTCATCTTTTGATGGGAGCAGCCCTTGCACCGTTCCTGCGTCACCTCCCCAGGCGCAAGGTTTTTCCGGCACTCTTCCTGATGTGCGACGAGAGCTGGGCGCTCGGTCTCGCCGACGCCAGGAGGCGGGCGTCGGAAGGCATCGGCCCGGCCTTCAGCCTGCCCTACTACGCCGGCGCCTCGATCCCCTTCTACCTCGCCTGGGTCATCTTCACTGGCCTTGGCGGTGCACTCGGCCCGGTACTCGGCGACGTCGAGGCCTATGGCTTCGACATGGCCTTCCCGGCCGTGTTCCTGGTGCTGCTTGCCGGCATGTGGAATGGCGTTGCCGCTGCGAGACCTTGGCTTGTCAGCCTGGTCGTTGCCGCACTCTCCCATCTGCTCGTCCCTGGTGCCTGGTATGTAGCTGCCGGTGCATTATCCGGCCTCGTCGCGGCCTATTTCGTTGCAGGTGATGCATGA
- a CDS encoding Lrp/AsnC family transcriptional regulator, with the protein MKLDDIDKRILRALQRDGRMANNDLAREVGLSPSPCLRRVKLLEEAGVIDRYVAMLNPAKIGKGQTFFTRIWLKAQDEDTIEHFAAEVVKLPEVLECYLMLGDCDAMVRVVAANIDAYRRFQSEHLSRIKGVQNVKTDVPSQTIKQTSEMPL; encoded by the coding sequence ATGAAGCTTGATGACATCGACAAACGCATCCTGCGCGCGTTGCAGCGCGATGGCCGGATGGCGAACAACGATCTGGCACGCGAAGTCGGGCTGTCGCCGTCGCCCTGTCTCAGGCGTGTCAAGCTTCTGGAGGAGGCCGGCGTCATCGACCGCTACGTCGCGATGCTCAATCCGGCCAAGATCGGCAAGGGGCAGACCTTTTTCACGCGGATCTGGCTGAAGGCACAGGACGAGGACACGATCGAGCATTTCGCGGCCGAGGTGGTGAAGCTGCCGGAGGTGCTGGAATGCTACCTGATGCTCGGCGACTGCGACGCGATGGTGCGGGTCGTTGCGGCCAACATCGATGCCTATCGGCGCTTCCAGTCCGAGCATCTCAGCCGCATCAAGGGCGTGCAAAACGTCAAGACGGACGTGCCGAGCCAGACGATCAAGCAGACATCGGAAATGCCGCTCTAG